Proteins encoded together in one Bos indicus isolate NIAB-ARS_2022 breed Sahiwal x Tharparkar chromosome 3, NIAB-ARS_B.indTharparkar_mat_pri_1.0, whole genome shotgun sequence window:
- the BOLA1 gene encoding bolA-like protein 1, producing the protein MLSGQLVVRLFSMASRVCMSRGSAGSGVIGPVEAAIRTKLEQALNPEVLELRNESGGHAVPPGSETHFRVAVVSSRFEGLSPLQRHRLVHAALSEELAGPVHALAIQARTPAQWKENPQLDTSPACLGGSKKSRN; encoded by the coding sequence ATGCTGAGTGGGCAGCTGGTCGTACGCCTGTTCTCCATGGCCAGCCGCGTCTGTATGTCCCGGGGCAGTGCGGGATCAGGGGTCATCGGTCCCGTCGAGGCTGCCATTCGCACGAAGTTGGAGCAGGCCCTGAACCCCGAAGTGCTGGAGCTGCGTAATGAGAGCGGCGGCCACGCGGTCCCACCGGGCAGTGAGACCCATTTCCGCGTGGCGGTGGTGAGCTCTCGCTTTGAGGGACTGAGCCCGCTACAAAGGCATCGGCTCGTCCATGCGGCTCTGTCAGAAGAGCTGGCTGGGCCAGTCCACGCCCTGGCCATACAGGCGCGGACCCCCGCCCAATGGAAGGAGAACCCTCAACTAGACACAAGCCCCGCCTGCCTGGGTGGGAGCAAGAAAAGTCGAAACTAA